The following proteins come from a genomic window of Methanomassiliicoccales archaeon:
- a CDS encoding Zn-ribbon domain-containing OB-fold protein → MTIARYWRENSPRYNLKATKCGNCGKISFPPRSVCPVCHRKSIGKMQEIQLCGKGEIYTFSVVQDAPPQFEMQKPYAIAMIKLDEGIMLTAQIIDCEVEDVKIGMRVCSTFRKLGEEGPGGVIHYGYKFHPEL, encoded by the coding sequence ATGACCATCGCCAGGTACTGGAGGGAGAACTCCCCCCGTTACAACCTCAAGGCCACCAAGTGCGGCAACTGCGGGAAGATATCCTTCCCTCCGAGAAGCGTGTGCCCGGTCTGCCACCGCAAATCGATAGGCAAGATGCAGGAGATCCAGCTGTGCGGCAAGGGCGAGATATACACCTTCAGCGTGGTGCAGGACGCCCCGCCGCAGTTCGAGATGCAGAAGCCCTACGCCATAGCGATGATCAAGCTGGACGAGGGCATCATGCTCACGGCGCAGATAATCGACTGCGAGGTGGAGGACGTAAAGATCGGCATGCGCGTTTGCTCCACCTTCCGGAAATTGGGGGAGGAAGGGCCGGGCGGGGTCATCCACTACGGCTACAAGTTCCACCCGGAACTGTAA
- a CDS encoding aspartyl protease family protein, whose amino-acid sequence MSFEILALLDSGADSTAIPKEMAEVLGLDLTGKKEKSYGIGGTVDSINSRVNLTVQKGHEHYTMTVDVKVILKGDLQLPPLLSRAGSFDEFEITFNDHKKKIILKKLDIVNRRFNKNDD is encoded by the coding sequence GTGTCCTTCGAAATCCTGGCCTTATTGGATTCCGGAGCAGATTCTACGGCCATCCCTAAGGAGATGGCCGAGGTCCTGGGATTGGACCTTACAGGCAAAAAGGAAAAATCCTACGGTATCGGCGGGACCGTCGACTCCATCAATTCCAGGGTCAACCTGACAGTTCAAAAAGGCCATGAACATTATACGATGACCGTCGATGTGAAGGTCATCCTCAAGGGAGATCTTCAACTGCCTCCTCTGCTAAGTAGGGCTGGGTCTTTCGATGAGTTCGAGATAACATTCAACGACCACAAAAAGAAGATCATCTTGAAAAAGCTGGACATTGTCAACAGGCGTTTCAACAAGAACGATGATTGA
- a CDS encoding DUF5678 domain-containing protein — translation MTSNYDYFMGMDISPYAGQWVAICDEKVVAHSSSFKDAYSQAKEMCGKSKPFIAMVPSVDTMIL, via the coding sequence ATGACGAGCAATTACGACTACTTCATGGGCATGGACATCAGTCCATATGCCGGCCAATGGGTCGCAATATGCGATGAGAAGGTCGTAGCGCACTCCAGCTCGTTCAAGGACGCATACTCCCAGGCCAAGGAGATGTGCGGCAAATCAAAACCGTTCATAGCAATGGTGCCATCGGTCGATACCATGATACTGTGA
- the lonB gene encoding ATP-dependent protease LonB: MAEEEKDTVVTQPDVETWIETQEFTTTADIKIPEKLSEQVIGQESAVEVVRKAAEQKRHVMLIGEPGTGKSMLARAMTEYLPKNELQDVIAYHNAEDTNEPRIRTVPAGKGKEIVTAQKREALAKKSQKTSMVTAIVLMVVVLSILLYLQSSNHDPMILLFGIMAAAMIFFATRYIGVSKEDFMVPKLLITHTEGESIPFIDATGAHAGALLGDVKHDPFQSGGLETPAHERLEVGAIHKASKGVLFIDEINMLRMESQQSLLTALQEGKFSITGQSERSSGAMVKSEAVPCDFILVCAGNMDAVQGMHPALRSRIRGYGYEVYMRSTMDDTLENRTKLIRFVAQEVAKDKKIPHFDKKAVLEIVKEAQRRAGRRGQLTLRLRELGGLVRVAGDIAREEGSPIVTQEQVIRAKKTARSLEQQIVDRYIQAHKLYKSFSIEGGAVGVVNGLAAMNSSSSMSELSGIVLPIVAEVTPAQTKNGGQIIATGKLGEIAKEAVQNVSAIIKKYTGEDISNHDVHIQFIGTYDGVEGDSASVSIATAVISALEDVPVDQTVAMTGSLSVRGQVLPVGGVTAKIEAAAESGIKRVIIPKANQFDVILEERYIGKIEIIPVTNMGEVLSYALVSGTKKDGLLKKLAALVEMGSVLKPPMAKPVTQ; encoded by the coding sequence ATGGCTGAAGAAGAAAAAGATACGGTGGTGACGCAACCCGACGTGGAAACCTGGATAGAGACCCAGGAATTCACTACCACGGCCGATATCAAGATACCTGAGAAGCTTTCGGAACAGGTCATCGGTCAGGAATCGGCGGTGGAGGTGGTGCGCAAGGCGGCGGAGCAGAAGCGCCACGTCATGCTGATCGGCGAGCCGGGCACTGGCAAGTCTATGCTGGCCCGGGCCATGACCGAGTACCTGCCCAAGAACGAGCTGCAGGACGTCATAGCCTATCACAACGCCGAGGACACCAACGAGCCCCGCATCCGCACCGTTCCCGCGGGCAAGGGCAAGGAGATCGTCACCGCCCAGAAGCGCGAGGCGTTGGCGAAAAAGTCCCAGAAGACCTCCATGGTCACCGCCATCGTGCTGATGGTGGTCGTCCTCAGCATCTTATTGTACTTACAGTCTTCAAACCATGACCCCATGATCCTGCTGTTCGGCATCATGGCCGCGGCCATGATATTCTTCGCCACCAGGTACATCGGCGTGAGCAAGGAGGACTTCATGGTGCCCAAGCTGCTGATCACCCACACCGAAGGCGAGTCCATACCGTTCATTGACGCCACCGGAGCGCACGCCGGCGCCCTGCTAGGCGACGTCAAGCACGACCCGTTCCAGAGCGGAGGCCTGGAGACCCCGGCCCACGAGCGTCTGGAGGTCGGCGCCATACACAAGGCGTCCAAGGGCGTGCTGTTCATCGACGAGATCAACATGCTGAGGATGGAGTCCCAGCAGTCGCTCCTGACCGCCCTGCAGGAGGGCAAGTTCAGCATCACCGGGCAGAGCGAGAGGAGCAGCGGGGCCATGGTGAAGTCTGAAGCTGTCCCATGCGACTTCATATTGGTGTGCGCGGGCAACATGGACGCCGTTCAGGGCATGCACCCCGCGCTGCGCTCCCGCATCCGTGGCTACGGTTACGAGGTGTACATGCGCTCCACTATGGACGACACCCTGGAGAACCGCACCAAGCTCATACGCTTTGTCGCTCAAGAGGTCGCCAAGGACAAGAAGATACCGCACTTCGACAAGAAGGCGGTGCTCGAGATCGTCAAGGAAGCGCAGCGGCGCGCCGGTAGGCGCGGTCAGCTGACCCTCCGCCTCAGGGAACTGGGCGGTCTGGTCCGGGTGGCCGGGGACATTGCCCGGGAAGAGGGCAGCCCCATCGTCACCCAAGAGCAGGTCATAAGGGCCAAGAAGACGGCTCGCTCCCTGGAGCAGCAGATCGTGGACCGCTACATCCAGGCCCACAAGCTCTACAAGTCCTTCTCCATAGAGGGCGGTGCCGTGGGCGTGGTCAACGGCCTGGCGGCTATGAACTCCTCGTCTAGCATGTCCGAGCTGTCCGGGATAGTCCTCCCCATCGTCGCCGAGGTCACTCCGGCCCAGACCAAGAACGGCGGGCAGATCATCGCCACCGGGAAGCTGGGAGAGATCGCCAAGGAGGCGGTGCAGAACGTCTCCGCCATCATCAAGAAGTATACCGGCGAGGACATAAGCAACCATGACGTGCATATTCAGTTCATCGGGACCTACGACGGCGTGGAGGGCGATTCCGCCTCCGTTTCCATAGCCACGGCGGTCATCTCCGCCTTGGAGGACGTGCCCGTCGACCAGACGGTGGCCATGACCGGCTCCCTGAGCGTCAGGGGACAGGTTCTTCCGGTCGGAGGCGTCACCGCCAAGATCGAGGCTGCGGCCGAGTCCGGGATAAAGCGCGTGATAATACCCAAGGCCAACCAGTTCGACGTGATTCTCGAGGAGCGCTACATCGGCAAAATCGAGATCATACCGGTGACCAACATGGGCGAGGTCCTCTCCTACGCTCTGGTGAGCGGAACCAAGAAGGACGGACTACTGAAGAAGTTGGCCGCCCTGGTGGAGATGGGCAGCGTCCTGAAGCCCCCGATGGCCAAGCCGGTCACGCAGTAA
- the thrC gene encoding threonine synthase, with protein MKYQVKCWECGKEIDNHFLDACPSCHGSLTVEMDLSHLEGTAPQDLRTRPIGVWRYAHFLPIRSEPITLQEGGTPLYNCEKMAEEYGVHNLYVKFEGANPTGSFKDRGMTVGVSKAVELGCKVVGCASTGNTSASLAAYAAKAGLKCVVILPSGKVALGKLAQAMFFGAKVVTVDGNFDDALRVVKELARAGDLYMLNSVNPFRPEGQKTLAFEILDQLDFQMPDRIVYPVGNAANIWAAYKALKEWQSLGWIDELPILTGVQAGGSAPLVNSFAHGQEDFKPIKDPETVATAIRIGNPASGRKALKAVYDTGGVMTAVSDREIIEAQFLLGRKEGVGVEPASAAALAGVKKLLEEGKISRREKVVCVCTGHVLKDPDTVMANCGKLIKTQATAEAVRQAIAE; from the coding sequence ATGAAATATCAGGTCAAATGCTGGGAATGCGGGAAGGAGATAGACAACCACTTCCTGGACGCCTGCCCCAGCTGCCACGGTTCGCTGACCGTGGAGATGGATTTATCTCATCTGGAGGGAACGGCCCCCCAGGACCTGCGGACCAGGCCCATAGGCGTCTGGCGCTACGCGCACTTCCTACCGATCAGATCGGAACCTATAACATTACAGGAGGGCGGCACGCCACTATACAACTGCGAGAAGATGGCCGAGGAGTACGGCGTACACAACCTATACGTCAAGTTCGAGGGAGCGAACCCTACCGGCTCCTTCAAGGACCGGGGCATGACCGTGGGCGTCAGCAAGGCGGTCGAGCTGGGATGCAAGGTGGTGGGCTGCGCCTCCACCGGCAACACCTCCGCTTCGCTGGCGGCGTACGCGGCCAAGGCCGGGCTGAAATGTGTAGTTATCCTTCCCTCAGGGAAGGTGGCCTTGGGAAAACTGGCCCAGGCCATGTTCTTCGGCGCCAAGGTGGTCACCGTGGACGGCAACTTCGATGACGCCCTGAGAGTGGTAAAGGAGCTGGCCCGCGCCGGCGACCTGTACATGCTGAACTCGGTGAACCCCTTCCGGCCGGAAGGGCAGAAAACGCTCGCGTTCGAGATACTGGATCAGCTGGACTTCCAGATGCCCGACCGCATCGTGTACCCGGTGGGCAACGCCGCCAACATCTGGGCGGCGTACAAGGCGCTCAAGGAGTGGCAGTCATTGGGATGGATTGATGAATTACCGATTCTTACAGGCGTCCAGGCCGGCGGAAGCGCTCCGTTGGTCAACTCCTTCGCCCACGGGCAGGAGGACTTCAAGCCGATCAAGGACCCGGAGACGGTGGCCACGGCCATACGCATCGGGAACCCCGCTTCCGGCCGTAAGGCGCTGAAGGCGGTATACGACACCGGCGGCGTGATGACCGCTGTATCGGACCGGGAGATAATCGAAGCGCAGTTCCTCCTGGGAAGGAAGGAGGGCGTGGGCGTGGAGCCGGCCTCCGCCGCTGCGCTGGCCGGGGTCAAGAAACTGCTGGAAGAAGGCAAGATCAGCCGCCGAGAGAAGGTCGTATGCGTGTGTACCGGACACGTGCTGAAGGACCCGGACACGGTCATGGCCAATTGCGGCAAGCTGATAAAGACGCAAGCGACGGCCGAAGCGGTGCGCCAGGCCATAGCCGAATGA
- a CDS encoding hydroxymethylglutaryl-CoA synthase, translating into MDVGIVSYGAYIPRYRIAPKEIGRVWGSDGEAMGKNLMIQSKSVPSPDEDVITMSVIAARHMMKRCNVNPMEIGALYVGSESHPYAVKPSGSIVAEAIEASHEITVADYEFACKAGTAAIQTCMGLVGSGMIKYGVAIGADTSQGAPSDALEYSASAGGAAFLIGSEKIIAKINCTYSFTTDTPDFWRREGQPYPSHGGRFTGEPAYFKHVSACALGTMKKAGTKPTDYQYAIFHQPNGKFPSRMAKQLGFTEEQIKVGLLTPYIGNTYSGAVPLGLSAVLDVAKPGDRIFAIAYGSGAGADGFDITVTNEISNFKREAAPSVKSMMDNNKFIDYATYAKYRGKIRMKEGSG; encoded by the coding sequence ATGGACGTTGGGATCGTAAGCTACGGCGCCTACATACCACGCTACCGCATCGCCCCGAAAGAGATCGGACGGGTCTGGGGCAGCGACGGCGAGGCCATGGGCAAGAACCTCATGATACAAAGCAAGAGCGTGCCCTCCCCGGACGAGGACGTCATAACTATGAGCGTCATCGCGGCCCGGCACATGATGAAGCGCTGCAATGTCAATCCGATGGAGATAGGCGCGCTCTACGTCGGCTCCGAATCTCATCCGTACGCGGTGAAGCCGAGCGGAAGCATCGTGGCCGAGGCCATCGAAGCGTCCCACGAGATCACCGTGGCCGATTACGAGTTCGCCTGCAAGGCCGGCACGGCGGCGATACAGACCTGCATGGGGCTGGTCGGCTCGGGCATGATCAAGTACGGCGTAGCTATCGGCGCGGACACCTCGCAAGGCGCCCCCAGCGACGCCTTAGAGTACTCTGCCTCGGCGGGAGGCGCCGCCTTCCTCATCGGTTCGGAAAAGATCATAGCCAAGATCAACTGCACTTACTCTTTCACCACGGACACCCCGGACTTCTGGAGGCGGGAAGGGCAGCCCTACCCCTCTCATGGCGGACGTTTCACCGGAGAACCGGCCTACTTCAAGCACGTCTCGGCCTGCGCTCTGGGAACGATGAAGAAGGCGGGAACGAAACCGACCGATTATCAGTATGCCATCTTCCACCAGCCCAACGGCAAGTTCCCCTCGCGCATGGCCAAGCAATTGGGCTTTACGGAAGAGCAGATCAAGGTCGGTCTGCTGACGCCCTACATAGGCAACACCTATTCTGGAGCGGTTCCGCTAGGCCTCTCGGCCGTACTGGACGTGGCGAAACCAGGCGACCGTATTTTCGCCATAGCTTACGGTTCCGGAGCCGGTGCCGACGGTTTCGACATAACCGTGACGAACGAGATAAGCAATTTCAAGCGGGAGGCCGCTCCCAGCGTCAAGTCCATGATGGACAATAACAAGTTCATCGACTACGCCACGTACGCCAAGTATCGCGGCAAGATCAGGATGAAGGAGGGAAGCGGATGA
- the cgi121 gene encoding KEOPS complex subunit Cgi121 has product MSCTVAGAYMGEGGSNALLKRASTMKVEVALLDADKVCGADHLSSAVLHARRAFERGENASNTLSMEVILYASGERQISKAKNKMGLRQGTERVAVVLLSLGDLDQVLSDLGLRRDDSLLDCTLEKGAAYGIDPAELRTLGETLLPELVLEKVAFVDLIKR; this is encoded by the coding sequence ATGTCCTGCACCGTCGCTGGAGCCTACATGGGGGAGGGGGGCAGCAACGCCCTGCTCAAGCGCGCTTCCACCATGAAGGTCGAGGTGGCCCTGCTGGACGCCGACAAGGTGTGCGGCGCCGACCATCTGTCATCGGCGGTGCTGCACGCCCGGCGCGCTTTCGAGAGAGGGGAGAACGCCTCCAACACCTTGAGCATGGAAGTGATCCTCTACGCCTCGGGCGAGCGCCAGATATCCAAGGCTAAGAATAAGATGGGGCTGCGCCAGGGCACGGAGCGGGTGGCTGTCGTGTTATTGTCGCTCGGAGACCTGGACCAGGTGCTTTCGGACCTGGGCCTCAGACGCGACGATTCCCTGCTGGACTGCACGCTGGAGAAGGGGGCCGCCTACGGCATAGACCCGGCGGAGCTGAGGACCTTAGGAGAGACGCTCCTGCCGGAGCTGGTCCTGGAGAAGGTGGCCTTCGTGGACCTGATCAAGCGTTAA
- a CDS encoding thiolase domain-containing protein, translating to MREVAVIGIGQTKFGELWDLSFREIGIQAGLAAVYDANVASEDIEALYVGNMSAGRFIDQEHVAALIADYSGLARDHIPATRVEAAGASGALAVRQGFFDVASGLHDIVVVGGAEKMTDIPDAQGNAIQDSAADQQWECTFGATFPSLHAMIARRHMHDFGTTREQIASVAVKNHKHGSLNPKAQFQKEISLDAVLRSPMVASPLSMFDCAPTSDGGAAVVLCAMETARKYTDSPVKILASSQSSDTLALHHRETITSFLATKLSMAKIVKRTHVDVSQIKLAEVHDNFTISEILALEDLGFFPKGEAGKATVDGQTQIGGRVAVNTSGGLKARGDPIGATGVAQIVELVTQLRGEAGKRQVSDAKYGLAQSVGGTGSTVILHLLGVA from the coding sequence ATGAGGGAAGTGGCCGTCATCGGCATCGGACAGACCAAGTTCGGCGAGCTGTGGGACCTCTCCTTCCGCGAAATAGGTATTCAAGCGGGACTCGCCGCCGTCTACGACGCCAACGTGGCCTCGGAGGACATCGAGGCGTTGTACGTCGGCAACATGTCCGCCGGGCGTTTCATCGATCAGGAGCATGTCGCGGCGCTCATCGCCGATTATTCCGGGCTCGCTCGTGACCATATACCGGCCACGCGCGTGGAGGCAGCCGGAGCCTCCGGTGCGCTCGCCGTCCGCCAGGGCTTCTTCGACGTAGCTTCCGGACTACACGATATCGTCGTGGTCGGCGGCGCTGAAAAAATGACCGACATACCGGACGCCCAAGGCAATGCCATCCAAGATTCCGCCGCGGACCAGCAATGGGAGTGCACCTTCGGGGCCACGTTCCCCTCGTTGCACGCCATGATAGCCCGCCGGCACATGCACGATTTCGGAACGACCCGGGAACAAATAGCCTCCGTAGCCGTGAAAAATCACAAGCATGGCTCGCTTAATCCGAAAGCCCAGTTCCAGAAGGAGATATCCTTGGACGCGGTGCTGCGCTCGCCCATGGTGGCCAGCCCGCTGAGCATGTTCGACTGCGCGCCGACCTCGGACGGGGGCGCGGCCGTCGTTCTCTGCGCCATGGAGACGGCTCGGAAATACACCGATTCTCCGGTGAAGATACTGGCCTCCTCGCAATCCTCCGATACGCTGGCGTTGCATCACCGGGAGACCATCACGTCGTTCCTGGCCACCAAGCTGTCCATGGCCAAGATCGTCAAGCGCACGCACGTGGACGTCTCGCAGATAAAGCTGGCCGAGGTGCACGACAACTTCACCATCTCTGAAATTCTCGCTTTAGAGGACCTTGGCTTCTTCCCGAAAGGCGAAGCCGGAAAAGCGACCGTCGACGGGCAGACGCAGATCGGAGGACGCGTCGCGGTCAACACCTCCGGCGGACTGAAGGCCAGGGGCGACCCCATCGGCGCGACGGGCGTGGCGCAGATCGTGGAGCTCGTGACGCAATTGCGCGGAGAGGCCGGCAAGCGCCAGGTATCCGACGCGAAGTACGGCCTGGCTCAGAGTGTAGGTGGCACCGGTTCCACGGTCATCCTTCATCTCCTGGGGGTAGCCTGA
- a CDS encoding DEAD/DEAH box helicase: MSDWKSELPHGVIEILQEEGITALYPPQEKSVPFALAGKNLVLAVPTASGKSLVAYLAAVKRVLHDAGKVLYIVPLRALAAEKYEELKRFERLGLKVGMSIGDYDEVDKGIDQLDILVATSEKADAIMRHRSDWIRAISLVVADEVHLMNDPDRGPTLEITLTKMRMLNPRMQVLALSATVANSREMAEWLDAEHVASEWRPVKLKEGVFFENTINFTDNSHRPVRPLGDTVWSLVKDTMDEGGQALVFVNTRKSTETLAVRFSRLNKEKGESQVKEELEEAFREEQTSIGSSLKECMKHGMAFHNAALSNEQRRTVERFFKAGKIKCIVATPTLAAGINLPARRVIVRDVTRFEGGGNVPISVMEVKQMCGRAGRPRYDPYGEAVLLASTVEQSHALFENYLLGEPEDVTSKVGNEHVLRGHILALIATETANTRKGLMDFLRRTFFCHQRGDAGVQEAVENIVRYLFKEDMVRCPGIDFLAAEEEADLKATFFGRRVSDLYIDPVSAVKLRDALLSYTPGKRDLGFLHAVCATPDMLSLYLKRDDPEILDDILLQRTAELLFPVPDLDSPDHDYFLSELKTALVLDSWIEEQDEDTMLKAFGIGPGDLHSKVEVGEWLLYSMRELSNIYNKDCYPVLTKLMTRMKYGVKDELLELVTLKGVGRVRARSLFKKGFVSLTVLKEAQVQDIAKVIGIGELLAQRIKSQVDPLFVPEKKNNAKAMEPEPKEPPARPGQTKLFDF, from the coding sequence ATGTCCGACTGGAAGAGCGAGCTGCCGCACGGCGTCATCGAAATTCTGCAGGAGGAGGGCATTACCGCTCTCTACCCGCCGCAGGAGAAGTCCGTACCGTTCGCCTTGGCCGGAAAGAACCTGGTGCTGGCCGTTCCCACGGCCTCGGGCAAATCACTGGTAGCGTACCTGGCGGCGGTGAAGCGCGTGCTGCACGACGCTGGGAAGGTCCTCTACATCGTTCCGCTGCGCGCCCTCGCCGCAGAGAAGTACGAGGAGCTGAAGCGCTTCGAGCGCCTGGGGCTCAAGGTCGGCATGTCCATCGGCGACTACGACGAGGTGGACAAGGGCATCGATCAGCTGGATATTTTGGTCGCTACGTCGGAGAAGGCGGACGCCATCATGCGCCATCGTTCCGACTGGATAAGAGCGATCTCCCTGGTGGTGGCGGACGAGGTCCACTTGATGAACGACCCGGACCGTGGCCCGACCCTGGAGATTACCCTTACCAAGATGAGGATGCTGAACCCCCGCATGCAGGTGCTGGCATTGTCGGCTACCGTGGCCAACTCCCGGGAGATGGCCGAGTGGCTGGACGCCGAGCACGTGGCCAGCGAGTGGCGCCCGGTCAAGCTGAAGGAGGGCGTGTTCTTCGAGAATACCATCAACTTTACGGACAACAGCCACCGGCCGGTGCGTCCGCTGGGCGATACCGTTTGGTCGTTGGTCAAGGACACTATGGACGAGGGCGGGCAAGCCCTCGTCTTCGTCAACACTCGCAAGTCCACGGAGACGCTGGCGGTGCGCTTCTCCCGTCTGAACAAGGAGAAGGGGGAGTCCCAGGTCAAGGAGGAGCTGGAGGAAGCGTTCCGCGAAGAGCAGACCTCCATCGGCTCCTCGCTGAAAGAGTGCATGAAGCACGGCATGGCCTTTCATAACGCGGCCCTGAGCAACGAGCAACGCCGGACGGTGGAGCGGTTCTTCAAGGCCGGGAAGATCAAGTGCATCGTAGCCACCCCGACCCTGGCCGCGGGCATCAACCTACCAGCCAGGAGGGTCATCGTCCGCGACGTCACCCGCTTCGAGGGTGGCGGAAATGTTCCAATATCGGTAATGGAGGTCAAGCAGATGTGCGGCCGGGCCGGCCGCCCCCGTTACGACCCCTATGGCGAGGCGGTGCTCCTGGCGTCCACCGTCGAACAGAGCCACGCCCTCTTCGAGAACTACCTGTTGGGGGAGCCGGAGGACGTGACCTCCAAGGTAGGCAACGAGCACGTGCTGCGCGGGCACATCCTGGCTCTTATCGCTACTGAGACCGCCAACACCCGCAAGGGGCTGATGGACTTCCTGCGCAGGACTTTCTTCTGCCATCAGCGCGGCGACGCCGGGGTGCAGGAGGCGGTGGAGAACATCGTGCGGTACCTGTTCAAGGAGGACATGGTCCGCTGCCCGGGGATCGACTTCCTGGCCGCTGAGGAGGAAGCGGACCTCAAGGCCACCTTCTTCGGCCGTCGCGTCTCCGACCTGTACATCGACCCCGTTTCGGCCGTCAAGCTGCGGGACGCCCTGCTGTCCTACACCCCGGGGAAGAGGGACCTGGGCTTCCTGCACGCCGTGTGCGCCACCCCGGACATGCTGAGCCTGTATCTCAAGAGGGACGACCCGGAGATACTGGACGACATACTGCTGCAGAGGACCGCCGAGCTGCTGTTCCCCGTCCCGGACCTGGACTCCCCGGACCATGACTACTTCCTCTCCGAGCTGAAGACCGCCCTGGTGCTCGATTCCTGGATCGAGGAGCAGGACGAGGACACTATGCTGAAAGCGTTCGGCATCGGTCCGGGCGACCTGCACAGCAAGGTGGAGGTGGGCGAGTGGCTGCTGTACTCCATGCGGGAGCTCAGCAACATCTACAACAAGGACTGCTACCCGGTGCTGACCAAGCTCATGACCCGCATGAAATATGGGGTGAAGGACGAGCTCCTGGAGCTGGTGACGCTGAAGGGCGTGGGTCGGGTCAGGGCCAGATCGCTGTTCAAGAAAGGATTCGTCTCGCTAACCGTGCTAAAGGAAGCTCAGGTTCAGGACATCGCCAAGGTCATCGGCATCGGCGAGCTGCTGGCGCAGCGTATAAAGTCGCAGGTGGATCCCCTGTTCGTCCCGGAGAAGAAGAACAACGCGAAAGCCATGGAACCGGAGCCGAAGGAGCCGCCGGCCAGGCCGGGGCAGACCAAGCTGTTCGATTTTTAA
- a CDS encoding nicotinamide-nucleotide adenylyltransferase, which produces MSDVKCMDCLLIGRFQPFHNGHLEVVRKISRECDELIIGIGSAQISHTLDNPFTAGERHLMISRALREEGIRDYFLVPIVDINQYGVWVSHVRSMVPPFERVYTNNPLTKRLFSEAGYDVVASPMFNREHYSGTEIRKRMMSGDDWRQFVPAAVADVIDSIDGVRRMRDLVGQGEGDAGD; this is translated from the coding sequence ATGAGCGACGTCAAATGCATGGACTGCCTGCTTATCGGCCGCTTCCAGCCCTTCCACAACGGGCACCTGGAGGTCGTGCGCAAGATCTCCCGGGAATGCGACGAGCTCATCATCGGCATAGGCAGCGCGCAGATCTCCCACACCCTGGACAATCCCTTCACCGCCGGTGAGAGACACCTCATGATCTCCCGCGCCCTGCGCGAGGAGGGCATAAGGGACTATTTCCTGGTGCCCATCGTGGACATCAACCAGTACGGCGTCTGGGTGTCCCACGTACGCTCCATGGTGCCCCCGTTCGAGAGGGTCTACACCAACAATCCCCTCACCAAGCGGCTGTTCTCCGAGGCCGGCTACGATGTCGTGGCCTCTCCCATGTTCAACCGGGAGCACTATTCGGGCACGGAGATAAGGAAGAGGATGATGTCCGGGGACGACTGGCGCCAGTTCGTTCCCGCGGCCGTGGCCGACGTGATCGATTCCATCGACGGCGTAAGGCGCATGAGAGACCTGGTCGGGCAGGGGGAAGGGGATGCTGGGGACTGA
- a CDS encoding homoserine kinase produces the protein MSLDRVTVRAPASIANVGPGFDVFGIALKEPFDRIEVRRTSEPGVHVESIVGIGAYAVSVDNTKNTAAVAANKVLKVSKADFGIVMKINKGIRPASGMGSSGASAAGGAYAANLLLEKPLNTNQLICCASFGEEASSGSRHADNAAPALMGGFTIIRSYEPMDVIHLEPPKNLGIVASLPEFAVPTREARKKVPLKVPMVDVIHQVGHASSLVAGMVLGDLDMIARSIEDVIVEPARAPLVPFLKEAEKAAVDAGAMAAFLGGSGPCVAAFYNMDKVDGLDIAHAVQNFYEKRGVETFCWVTSVGEGCKLVD, from the coding sequence ATGTCATTAGACCGCGTTACAGTAAGAGCTCCTGCCAGCATAGCCAACGTCGGACCGGGCTTCGACGTCTTCGGCATCGCCCTCAAGGAACCCTTTGACCGCATCGAAGTGCGCAGGACCAGCGAGCCGGGCGTGCACGTCGAGTCCATAGTCGGCATAGGCGCCTACGCCGTCAGCGTGGACAACACCAAGAACACTGCGGCCGTAGCGGCCAACAAGGTGCTCAAGGTGTCCAAGGCCGACTTCGGCATCGTCATGAAGATTAACAAGGGCATACGGCCGGCCTCAGGCATGGGATCGTCCGGGGCCTCCGCCGCCGGCGGGGCCTACGCCGCCAACCTACTGCTCGAAAAACCGCTCAACACCAACCAGCTCATCTGCTGCGCCTCCTTCGGTGAAGAAGCATCGTCCGGAAGCAGGCACGCCGACAACGCCGCCCCGGCCCTGATGGGCGGTTTCACCATCATCCGTTCCTACGAGCCGATGGACGTCATTCATTTGGAGCCGCCGAAGAACCTGGGCATCGTCGCATCGTTACCGGAGTTCGCCGTGCCCACCCGCGAGGCGCGCAAGAAGGTGCCGCTGAAGGTCCCCATGGTCGACGTCATACACCAGGTGGGGCACGCCTCGTCCCTGGTGGCCGGCATGGTCCTGGGGGACCTGGACATGATCGCCCGCTCCATAGAGGACGTCATCGTGGAACCGGCCCGGGCGCCCCTGGTGCCCTTCCTGAAGGAAGCGGAGAAGGCCGCCGTGGACGCCGGGGCCATGGCCGCGTTCCTAGGCGGTTCCGGTCCCTGCGTGGCCGCCTTCTACAACATGGACAAGGTGGACGGGCTGGACATCGCCCACGCCGTGCAGAACTTCTACGAGAAGCGCGGGGTGGAGACCTTCTGCTGGGTCACCTCCGTCGGAGAGGGCTGCAAGCTGGTGGATTGA